A window of Salvia splendens isolate huo1 chromosome 8, SspV2, whole genome shotgun sequence genomic DNA:
CGACAATTGATCGGTGACGTCGCCTTCGTTGTGGTCGTCGACGTCGACAACGGTGGGATTGACGCCGTGGCCGTTCAGAAGGAGCTTGACCACGTGGCACATGCAGCAGCCCTTCCGCGCGAACACCACCACCGCGTTGTCCGCCACTAATTTTCTCAAATTAACGGAGCCGGATTGGTTGTCTCCGGGCGGCGGAATGGCGGATCCGCCGGCGGAGGAGGGGAGCAGATTCCGGTAGTGTAGCGCCTTTTGCATGGTGTGAGAGAGAGGGGAAAGGGGAAAGGGGGGAATTGAAAATGTGAGTGGGGTTGGGTATAAATAATTTGGAGGTAAGGGGTAGACGCTAACGTCAACGACTGTGACGTAATATGGGATGTCAGGGTCACTGTTCACGACGTGTCACTACGTCATTTGGAGGATCCCACCGTATAGGCGACGGCAATTGGATACGGTCAATTGGTGATTAGTGGTTAATCAATACAATAATGATGGCGATAATTGTTTTTGTTAATCTAGTGCTGTCAATGATGGAGTTTTCAAGAGCGATTTCGATCTTCTGTACTG
This region includes:
- the LOC121743849 gene encoding monothiol glutaredoxin-S5-like; amino-acid sequence: MQKALHYRNLLPSSAGGSAIPPPGDNQSGSVNLRKLVADNAVVVFARKGCCMCHVVKLLLNGHGVNPTVVDVDDHNEGDVTDQLSRIVGAAPQFPAVFVGGELFGGLEQVMGAHISGELVPRLREARALWL